In one window of Leptospira sp. GIMC2001 DNA:
- a CDS encoding M48 family metalloprotease, translated as MISFFRKINYLSFWSFLIGYIICTSIGNFIYADTVYYVQSPKAKLLANPKMDAASSPIEMGASVRSLGESGLFVQVRHSDKTGWISKLFLSTFPPGKQMKLGASNAPSESLQARQRASDFTKTAAARGLSETEKLRIRGASNDYDFDSLRWLEKIGRLDSPTDKNSDIEVNSDSENSNKFLSFFQDEIPATTKLEVKMGRSLAAKLISKYGLVRSEENTKYINEIGHELSSVSSRTDLSFRFGILDTDEINAFACPGGFVFLTKGSIRVMESESELANVLAHEISHIVLNHHGKFQDNNLFLEVLSSLLASSGGEVVTNATSEALSELENEFFERGRDERTEWDADESAIYLASQLGYQTRSFPDYLKRIAEQNQSAILSKTHPSAFQRTKKLEKAFISLLGYDVSRLDNTNFNKLKNNL; from the coding sequence ATGATTAGCTTTTTTCGTAAAATAAATTATTTATCATTCTGGTCTTTTTTGATTGGATATATAATATGTACTTCGATTGGCAATTTTATCTATGCCGATACGGTTTACTATGTACAGAGTCCTAAGGCAAAGCTACTGGCTAATCCTAAAATGGATGCTGCTAGTTCACCGATTGAAATGGGAGCAAGTGTTCGTTCTCTTGGTGAATCAGGATTATTTGTTCAAGTTCGACATTCTGATAAAACAGGATGGATTTCTAAATTATTTTTATCCACATTTCCACCGGGAAAGCAGATGAAATTGGGTGCAAGCAATGCACCGAGTGAGAGCTTGCAAGCAAGACAGAGAGCATCTGATTTTACCAAAACAGCTGCTGCTCGTGGGCTTTCTGAAACCGAAAAATTAAGAATTCGCGGAGCATCTAACGATTATGATTTTGATAGTCTGCGTTGGTTAGAAAAAATAGGAAGATTGGATTCACCTACAGATAAAAACTCTGATATAGAAGTGAATTCTGATTCTGAAAATAGTAACAAATTTCTTAGCTTTTTCCAAGACGAAATTCCTGCGACAACGAAGTTGGAAGTCAAGATGGGAAGAAGCCTTGCCGCAAAATTGATTAGTAAATACGGTCTAGTGCGAAGTGAAGAGAATACAAAATATATAAATGAAATCGGACATGAGTTGTCTAGTGTATCGTCACGAACTGATCTAAGCTTTCGTTTTGGAATTTTGGATACAGATGAGATTAACGCTTTTGCATGCCCTGGAGGTTTTGTATTTCTTACCAAGGGATCGATACGGGTCATGGAGTCTGAATCAGAACTTGCGAATGTGCTAGCTCATGAAATATCACATATCGTCTTGAATCATCATGGCAAATTTCAAGATAATAATTTATTTCTTGAAGTGCTGTCTTCATTACTTGCCTCCTCGGGAGGCGAAGTTGTTACCAATGCTACATCTGAGGCACTATCCGAATTGGAAAATGAATTCTTTGAAAGAGGTAGGGATGAGCGAACTGAATGGGACGCAGACGAGTCTGCAATTTATCTAGCATCTCAATTGGGTTATCAGACTAGAAGTTTTCCTGATTATTTGAAAAGGATAGCTGAACAGAATCAATCTGCAATTTTATCGAAAACCCATCC
- a CDS encoding OmpP1/FadL family transporter, giving the protein MSKIYNTSKSNEDQSLFQATYNYFRNSFHQNIRFSLLIVIVLFSNIAVFASEPFNNINGFYGERSAGLSGAFTAISDDPSGAYYNPAGLAFAYQDGFSISASNFKTADRKYLNIDTPGQVYTQSHQGFDPNFVGILKSFDSWKFGFSIVNTYNLNYDRTDQVNFPLISPTINQTRNTVKENSSQLLVGPSASYLITDKLAFGFTLYYMQDVRKTSKTQFQQFANNSYVMRSFIDNKQVSGLLPILGLQYQATDKLSLGASLRRILVTGGNRLYNEVYTDSLRGTGPNAVDFIEGTQNIFSSVEAGVISSKPKLIGSIPETTELRLGAAFFPSSKLLASFDIIYTTGFKTFRDQNEFQVSGSRINYIVNDREIRELTRVKTINFAFGTEYYLADTFAVSCGFFTNDSNTKPISWTDSAIDLGLQAYNSNQLRATQGNASLTYQIPRSGTNPRNEYSNNRGISLGMSWVTAKSSISLTYIREFGKGNSRIDPNSLSQSFEYSAQTLYVMVSSRN; this is encoded by the coding sequence ATGTCAAAAATTTATAATACTTCTAAATCCAATGAGGATCAATCATTGTTTCAAGCAACTTATAATTACTTTAGAAATTCCTTTCATCAAAATATAAGATTTTCCTTATTGATTGTGATCGTGCTTTTTTCAAATATTGCGGTATTTGCATCAGAACCTTTTAATAATATAAACGGCTTTTATGGTGAAAGATCTGCTGGACTATCTGGAGCCTTTACAGCAATATCGGACGATCCGTCCGGTGCATACTACAATCCAGCTGGACTTGCTTTCGCTTATCAAGATGGATTTTCTATCTCGGCTAGTAATTTCAAAACAGCGGATCGGAAATATCTTAACATTGATACTCCAGGGCAAGTCTACACCCAATCGCACCAAGGTTTCGATCCGAACTTTGTTGGGATTCTCAAAAGTTTCGACTCATGGAAATTTGGCTTCTCTATTGTAAACACATACAACTTAAACTATGATAGAACTGACCAAGTAAATTTCCCATTGATTTCACCAACGATCAATCAGACGAGAAACACAGTAAAAGAAAATTCGTCCCAGCTTCTTGTGGGACCAAGTGCTAGCTATTTAATTACGGATAAATTGGCATTTGGTTTTACCCTTTATTATATGCAGGATGTGAGAAAGACGTCCAAGACTCAATTTCAGCAATTTGCCAACAATTCTTATGTTATGCGATCATTCATTGATAACAAACAAGTTTCGGGCTTACTTCCAATTCTCGGACTCCAATACCAAGCTACCGACAAACTTTCTTTAGGAGCAAGTCTAAGGAGAATTTTGGTAACTGGCGGCAATAGATTGTACAATGAAGTCTATACAGATTCCCTTCGAGGAACCGGTCCAAACGCTGTGGATTTTATTGAAGGAACACAGAATATTTTTTCTTCTGTTGAAGCTGGTGTAATTTCTTCTAAACCAAAGCTCATAGGGTCCATTCCCGAGACTACAGAATTGAGATTGGGAGCAGCATTTTTTCCAAGTTCAAAACTTCTAGCATCTTTTGATATAATCTATACCACTGGATTCAAAACGTTCAGAGATCAGAATGAATTCCAGGTATCGGGCTCAAGAATCAATTATATTGTCAACGATAGAGAAATTAGAGAGCTAACTCGCGTCAAAACAATAAACTTTGCATTTGGAACCGAATATTATTTAGCCGATACCTTTGCCGTTTCTTGTGGTTTCTTCACTAACGATTCGAATACAAAACCAATTTCCTGGACGGATTCTGCAATTGATTTAGGTCTGCAAGCATACAATTCCAATCAACTAAGAGCGACTCAAGGAAATGCTAGCCTAACCTACCAGATTCCCCGTAGTGGAACCAATCCCAGAAATGAATATTCGAACAATAGAGGAATTAGCCTTGGAATGTCTTGGGTTACAGCAAAGTCCTCGATATCACTTACGTATATTCGAGAATTCGGAAAAGGCAATTCTCGCATAGATCCCAATTCTTTATCTCAATCGTTTGAATACAGTGCTCAGACTTTGTATGTGATGGTAAGCTCTAGAAATTAA
- a CDS encoding queuosine precursor transporter: MTLTKPFKLFLILNSIFLTFLLMAEVIGAKLFTFAGFTMTLGVIPFPVTFIITDLLNEYYGRRGVRLTTLLGMAMVVLAYFLILIGIVIPAMPDSPVTDEAFEQVFFNSSLVIIGSITAYLIGQLIDIQIFHYIRMKTKGKHVWLRATGSTIISQLIDSFVVIFIAFGKYLPYEKLVDIASTNFVYKLGIAVLITPLIYLAHNRIDWYLGEDANHLKREAMLSKKADSSK, translated from the coding sequence ATGACGTTGACCAAACCCTTCAAACTCTTCCTAATTTTAAATAGTATATTTTTAACATTTCTTTTGATGGCAGAAGTAATCGGTGCAAAACTATTTACCTTCGCAGGATTCACAATGACACTTGGTGTTATACCATTTCCCGTAACTTTTATCATCACGGATTTACTCAATGAATACTATGGCAGACGTGGAGTAAGGCTTACAACACTACTTGGAATGGCGATGGTTGTTCTTGCTTACTTTCTAATATTGATTGGAATTGTTATTCCCGCGATGCCAGACTCGCCAGTAACAGATGAAGCATTCGAACAAGTATTTTTTAACTCAAGTCTTGTGATCATCGGATCAATCACAGCTTACTTGATTGGTCAGTTGATAGATATACAAATCTTTCATTATATCCGAATGAAGACAAAAGGCAAACATGTATGGCTTCGTGCAACAGGATCGACAATTATTTCGCAATTAATAGACTCATTTGTCGTAATATTTATTGCCTTCGGTAAATATCTTCCTTATGAAAAATTGGTAGATATTGCATCAACCAATTTTGTCTACAAATTGGGTATCGCCGTTTTGATCACGCCATTGATATACCTAGCTCACAATCGAATTGATTGGTATCTAGGAGAAGATGCAAACCACCTCAAACGAGAAGCAATGCTTTCGAAAAAAGCTGATTCATCCAAATGA
- a CDS encoding L-threonylcarbamoyladenylate synthase, with protein sequence MLSTNSIDTILTDSTEIAASTILSGGIVVFPTETVYGIGASSYNFESCKKIYEIKNRPSDNPLIVHFPSIESIEKACHMNDRARKLFQELSPGAITIILKKKDERIFSNGLETLAVRIPSHPSILELLNKSGPISAPSANPSGKPSFTREEDVIREFSGKVDCILQAAAPTLGLESTVINLSSGDIVLLRPGSIDATVIEDVLGDKISRKISNSQISPGIKYRHYSPNAKMILVDSFEGFDFQELIEKEINSNKSKNKDELPISQNHFKVAKIGFRISKPTQFDRVVHQNTEYAYFLYEFLIDCDNQGIDLIFCERPMPGDLNETINNRLNKASSGV encoded by the coding sequence ATATTATCTACGAATAGCATAGATACAATTCTAACCGATTCCACAGAAATTGCAGCCTCCACAATCCTAAGTGGGGGCATTGTTGTTTTTCCAACAGAAACAGTCTATGGAATTGGTGCTTCTAGTTACAATTTTGAAAGCTGTAAAAAAATTTACGAAATAAAAAATAGACCGAGTGATAATCCACTCATAGTGCATTTTCCTTCGATAGAATCAATTGAGAAAGCTTGCCATATGAACGATCGGGCTCGCAAACTATTTCAAGAACTTTCTCCTGGTGCAATCACCATCATCCTAAAGAAAAAAGATGAACGAATCTTTAGCAATGGTTTAGAAACTCTCGCAGTTCGAATTCCTAGTCATCCAAGCATTTTGGAATTACTCAATAAGTCAGGTCCGATATCTGCACCTTCCGCAAATCCTTCAGGAAAGCCGTCTTTTACAAGGGAAGAAGATGTAATCCGTGAATTCAGTGGAAAGGTAGATTGCATTCTACAAGCAGCAGCGCCCACTTTAGGACTTGAGTCTACCGTAATTAATCTTTCTTCTGGAGATATTGTACTTCTTCGTCCAGGAAGTATTGATGCAACAGTCATTGAAGATGTATTAGGTGATAAAATTTCTAGAAAAATCAGTAATTCTCAGATTAGCCCAGGTATAAAATACCGTCATTATTCACCCAATGCTAAAATGATTTTGGTGGATTCTTTTGAAGGTTTTGATTTCCAAGAATTAATCGAGAAAGAAATTAATTCTAATAAATCTAAGAATAAAGATGAATTGCCAATCAGCCAAAATCACTTCAAGGTTGCAAAAATTGGTTTTCGAATTTCGAAACCGACGCAATTTGATCGAGTTGTACATCAGAATACAGAATACGCTTACTTTCTATATGAATTTCTGATTGATTGCGATAATCAAGGCATTGATTTGATTTTTTGCGAAAGACCAATGCCCGGTGATCTAAATGAGACAATCAACAATCGATTGAATAAAGCATCTTCGGGTGTTTAA
- a CDS encoding glycerophosphodiester phosphodiesterase → MQKLRRSSSKTMPINNLQTLPLNIGHRGAKAVLPENSMEGFRYAKEFADGFELDTQLCATGEPVVLHDSTLDRTTNHKGKILNIKSSELETILLTNRERLPLLIEVISDFHKSTLINVEIKKESTVELTKKSAKNIAGILNLYPGNIVVSSFSPLAIYYFHKYSKKIATAQLIADLKQTGRKKLLNSLFFASANGSSTVVWEKSIALNDFPRNQKTKQLGYKIWVYTSNSEDEWKTLTEQKIDAIITDDPKKLKTFLTTVKV, encoded by the coding sequence TTGCAAAAGTTACGTAGATCATCATCTAAAACGATGCCAATAAATAATTTACAAACTCTTCCTTTGAATATCGGCCATCGTGGCGCAAAAGCCGTTTTACCTGAGAATTCGATGGAAGGATTTCGATATGCTAAGGAATTTGCCGATGGTTTTGAGCTAGATACACAACTCTGTGCTACGGGTGAACCGGTTGTTTTGCATGATTCAACCTTAGATAGAACGACCAACCATAAGGGCAAAATTCTAAACATAAAATCATCTGAATTAGAAACAATACTTCTAACGAATCGAGAAAGACTTCCTTTGTTAATAGAAGTAATCTCAGATTTTCACAAATCCACTTTGATAAATGTGGAAATCAAAAAAGAATCCACTGTTGAACTTACTAAAAAATCTGCCAAAAATATAGCGGGAATTCTCAATTTGTATCCAGGCAATATCGTAGTATCCTCCTTTTCACCTTTGGCAATTTATTATTTCCATAAGTATTCGAAGAAGATAGCAACCGCGCAGTTGATTGCCGATCTCAAACAAACTGGAAGAAAGAAACTTTTGAATTCTCTATTTTTTGCATCCGCGAATGGATCTTCGACTGTCGTTTGGGAGAAATCGATTGCATTGAATGATTTTCCAAGAAATCAAAAAACCAAACAACTTGGATACAAAATCTGGGTCTATACGTCCAATTCTGAAGATGAATGGAAGACTCTCACCGAACAAAAAATAGATGCAATCATTACCGATGATCCAAAGAAACTTAAGACTTTTCTGACCACTGTGAAAGTTTAG